The genomic window CGGAGCAGTTCGGCACGCTGGCTGCGGTATATCCAGGCCGGGTGGACCTGGGGTTGGGACGAGCGCCGGGAACCGATGGTGCCACCATGATGGCGCTGCGGCGCGATCCCACGACTGCGGCGGATCATTTTCCTGAGGATGTGCAGGAGCTGCTGCACTTCTTTGCGCCGGAACAGCCCGGCCAGAAGGTGCGCGCGGTGCCCGGTGCCGGTCTCAGAGTGCCAGTGTGGCTGCTGGGGTCGAGTCTCTACAGCGCACAGCTCGCGGCTGCTTTGGGGCTGCCGTTTGCATTTGCCTCGCACTTTGCCCCGGCCATGCTGGATCAGGCATTACATCTCTACCGGCAGCACTTCGAGCCTTCGGAATACCTGGAGAAGCCCTATGCCGCGGCAGCCATCAATGTCTTTGCTGCCGACACGGACGAGGAGGGGCGGCGTTTGATGACCACTATCGAACAGCAGTTTGTGGCGCTCCGGCGCGGCACTCCGGGGCAGCTGAAACCGCCGCTAGACGATCCAGAAGCGGTTGCGTCGGCG from Microbulbifer aggregans includes these protein-coding regions:
- a CDS encoding LLM class flavin-dependent oxidoreductase, with the protein product MKAYSLLDLSPITEGSDAGSALRNSRELAQHAETLGYRRFWMAEHHNMPGVASAATAVALGYIAAGTARIRVAAGGVMLPNHSPLVIAEQFGTLAAVYPGRVDLGLGRAPGTDGATMMALRRDPTTAADHFPEDVQELLHFFAPEQPGQKVRAVPGAGLRVPVWLLGSSLYSAQLAAALGLPFAFASHFAPAMLDQALHLYRQHFEPSEYLEKPYAAAAINVFAADTDEEGRRLMTTIEQQFVALRRGTPGQLKPPLDDPEAVASAAERMQIAQALAETAVGNRESVAAWIDRFLERTRVDELIVTGAMYDHAARLKSFRIAGDILSDRMRR